The proteins below come from a single Dermatophagoides farinae isolate YC_2012a chromosome 7, ASM2471394v1, whole genome shotgun sequence genomic window:
- the Nop17l gene encoding PIH1 domain-containing protein Nop17-like, whose amino-acid sequence MQNFNDNPTKNQCIVHPHRQRNDHKLIDFSVDNNDICSKHQNQNNQTDNRTSSGLSTTNKSKNIIIVQRQNKHFGNHHVNDDDYDSAGPIKQTDESSSSSSTASHDDDEPPSTNVGKAVVKQQNGECHSRQITRSIDIQKKNRLRGILKYPPGWHKRTLSESGAVGIFSRSLSDNYVGYYGPPSSSSLESPGILLDCFEYDDNIVDGDEDDDDFSIDDLMKPKKCVTFSEKQATYVFRPGSSILGRRQKNQKKAKKKKERELRKMVSSLEQLDDNDDYDDDRRHKRLTFVNDLRNAIELQRYAKGIVAKNNIHDDDDDDDLDSLCSSTDLSSSVESSSCCDDTTTSASDCSSADEMSTTTTTTSLLNPYEDEINLNDDNCNGQQNVSTKTKKNRRRRRNRKNKLSIKTLLETGGYDSD is encoded by the exons atgcaaaatttcaatgacaatCCAACGAAAAATCAATGTATTGTTCATCCTCACAGACAACGAAACGATcataaattaattgatttcaGTGTTGACAATAACGACATTTGCAGtaaacatcaaaatcaaaataaccaAACCGACAATAGAACGAGCAGTGGATTGAGTACCACTAATAAATCCAag aatattatcattgttcaacgacaaaacaaacatttcgGTAATCACcatgtaaatgatgatgattatgattcgGCCGGTCCAATCAAACAAACTGATgaaagttcatcatcatcatcaacagcatcgcatgatgatgacgaaccACCTTCTACAAATGTTGGTAAAGCTGTtgtaaaacaacaaaacggaGAATGTCATAGTCGTCAAATAACTCGTTCAATTGatattcaaaagaaaaat CGATTACGTGGGATACTTAAATATCCACCTGGATGGCACAAACGTACTTTATCCGAATCAGGTGCTGTAGGCATATTTTCACGTTCATTATCCGATAATTATGTTGGTTATTATGGAccaccgtcatcatcatcattagaatcACCGGGAATTTTATTGGATTGTTTTGAATATGACGACAATAtcgttgatggtgatgaagatgatgatgattttagtATCGATGATCttatgaaaccaaaaaaatgtgtTACATTTTCCGAGAAACAAGCAACATATGTATTTCGTCCTGGATCCAGTATACTTGGTCGACggcaaaaaaatcagaaaaaagcaaagaaaaaaaaggaacgTGAACTACGTAAAATGGTATCATCACTTGAACAattggatgataatgatgactatgatgatgatcgacgACATAAACGACTTACATTTGTTAATGATTTACGAAATGCAATCGAATTGCAACGATATGCAAAGGGAATTGTTGCCAAAAACAacatccatgatgatgatgatgatgatgatctcgATTCACTTTGTTCATCAActgatttatcatcatcagttgaAAGTAGTAGCTGTTGTGAtgatacaacaacatcggCATCGGATTGTTCATCAGCTGATGAAAtgtctacaacaacaacaactacatcACTATTGAATCCATATGAAGATGAAATCaatctaaatgatgataattgtaatggacaacaaaatgtatcaacaaaaacaaaaaaaaatcgtcgtcgtcgtcgtaatCGTAagaataaattatcaataaaaacattattgGAAACAGGTGGCTATGATAGTGATTAA